The genomic segment CGATAAAACCGAATACCAATTTCAGATATTCTTCATGGGCGATGCCGGTTGGCGTGCCGGCATGTTTGCCGCCGGTGGTCGAAACAATAATGACGCGCTTGCCCTTGGCCAGGCCTTCAGGACCTTTTTCCGTGTAGCGGAAAGTCACACCGGCCACACAAATCTGGTCGATCCATGCCTTGAGCTGGGTCGGGATTGTAAAGTTGTACATTGGCGCGCCGATCACAATCACGTCCGCTGCCAGGAATTCATTGAGAATCGCTTCGTTCAGTTCCACTTCCAGCTTTTGCGCGAGGTTGCGCTTTTCAGCAGGCGTGCCCTTGGCTGCGAATGTCGCGCCTGACAAATGGACGGTCACGTCCTTACCCAGATCGCGATAGGTCAGGTCAAGATCTGCATCCGCGGCTTGCAGGGTTGCCACTACTTCGCTGGTCAGTTGGCGGGAAGCTGAAGCGTCGCCGAGAATGCTGGAGTCGATGTGTAATAGTTTCATGATATATACCGTTCGATAAAATTGAGAGTGGGTCAAAATCTATAGCGATCCGTAATATCTCGATGCCAGAGAGTTTGATAAAAACCGTGATTCGCTGATCGCTGAATCATTAAGCACATCCTAATCCCATCTCAAAAATAGAACTAGTGGTCAAAAATAAGATATATTGTTCCACATACAGAACAATGAATGACAGTCATGCAAGACTTGAACGATCTCTATTTTTTCGCCAACGTGGTGCAGCAAGGCGGCTTTACTGCCGCCGGCCGCAGCCTAGGCATTCCGAAATCGCGTTTGTCGCGGCGCATTTCCGAACTGGAAATCCGGCTAGGCGCGCGCTTGCTTCAGCGCAACACACGCGGTATCGCCCTCACTGATCTAGGTAGCCGCTACTATCAGCATTGCCAGGAGATGATTGCCGCTGCAGAGGCGGCCGAACTGGCCGTGACAAGCTCGCTGGCGGAGCCGAGCGGGACAGTAAGGGCAAGTTGCGTGGTGGCGATTGCCCAGTCCGAAGTCGCCAATGCGCTGCCAGCTTTCCTGGAACGCTACCCCAAAGTGAATATTGATCTGCTGTTCACCAACCGCCGCGTCAATCTGCTAGAGGAAGGCGTGGATGTCGCGATACGCGTCAGGGCAACCGATGACGAAGATCCGAATCTCGCTACCAGGCGGCTACGGGCTGCCTCGGCGGTATTGGTGGCGACGCCGGCGCTGATGTCCCGATATCCCGCGCCGACACACCCGCGCGACCTGGAGAAATTACCCCTTCTCGGCGCTGCCGACCATGACCGGCGTATCCACCTGACTCTAGACGGGCCGGATAAGGAACGTTACGAGCTGGTGAGCGAGCCGCGCTTGGCAGTGGAGGATTTCGCGCTGCGCAAACGGGCAGCGCTACGCAACCTGGGCCTGACCATGCTGCCGACCGAGTACTGCATCGAAGAGGTGGAGCAAGGTGCGCTGGTGCACGTGCTGCCGGACTGGCGCATGCCGTCCGGTCATCTGCAGATCGTCTATCCCACTCAAAGAGGTTTGCTGCCGGCGGTGCGGGTATTTGTTGATTTCCTGATCGAGCAATTGAGCAAGGAGTTTATTTTCCCGGACTGCAAGAACTGAAAAAAATCGCTCAAGAACGCGCCAGCCGGAGCCCGCTAAACTGCCAGCGCGCGGTGGCGGGGAAAAAATTGCGATAACTCAGGCGCGCATGGCCGGCCGGCGTTGCCACCGAAGAGCCGCGCAATACATACTGGTTGACCATGAATTTGCCATTGTATTCGCCCACCGCGCCCGGCAATGCCATGTAACCTGGATATGGCGCATAGCTGCTGGTAGTCCATTGCCAGGCCACGCCGAAATAATCGGCTCCCGCTGCAGCGCCAGAATATGCTGCGGCACATTCCCATTCCGCCTCGGTCGGCAAACGGGTGCCGGCCCAACGTGCATAAGCTTCTGCTTCAAAAAAGGAAAGGTGGGTTACAGCGTCGTGCAAAGCCAGCGGCTGCAGGCCCTGCAAGGTAAATTCTCGCCAGGCAGAATCGAATTGGGCATGCGCATCTTGCCAATATAAGGGCCGCGTGATTTTCTGCTGCGCCACCCAATCCCAGCCAGCGGACAGCCATAGCAGAGGATTGTTGTAACCGCCATCTTCCACGAACGCCAGGAATTCAGCGTTGGTGACCAGCCGCGACGCCATTGAGAATGATTCTACAAACTGACGGTGTCGTGGCGTTTCATTGTCGAAAAAAAATCCCGCACCTTTATGTCCAACCTCAATAACTCCGGCCTCGAATGATTGCCATTGCAGCGCGCTGGCTATTCGCTCTGCGCCTGCATCCGTCACAGCGGCAGAGGAAAGATAAGGCGGAAGTAAAGGATTCATCGACAACAGATGCATGATATCGGTCAACAGCAATTCCTGATGCTGCTGCTCGTGCTGCAAGCCTAGTTCAACCAGCATCGTCAGCTCACACCCAAACTCGGGCGTCAGCGCTTGCGCCAGCAAGGCCAGCAGGCGCTGATCGACGTTTTTCCGGTAAGCCAGCACCTCCTCCAGCGAGGGTCGCGTGATCATGCCGCGCTGGGCGCGCGGGTGCTTCTCGCCGACCCCTTCGTAATAGGAATTGAACAGTACTCGAAACGCAGGATGAAACGGCCGGAAGCCCGCCTCGAAACGCTCCAGGATAAAGGTTTCGAAAAACCAGGTGGTGTGCGCCAAGTGCCATTTGGCGGGACTGGCGTCGGGCATCGATTGCACGCAGCAATCTTCCGCCGACAAGGGTTGCACCAGCCGGCAAGACTGCTCACGCACGCTGGAAAACGCTTGCGCCAAATCCGTCATTGCCTGGCGGCCTGTATCAGGTTCCGCGATGTGTATTGCCATATCCATTGCCATCCCGTTTCTACATTACGCGTTCAAGCAACTTGGGCGTGGCACACCATGAACCAGTTGCGCTCGTCGCTCCAGGTTTGCACCTTGCCGAATCCGGCTTGCTGCAGCATGTCGATAAAGCCCTGCCGCGTGTATTTATAACTGCTCTCCGTATGGATCCGTTCGCCTTGCGCGAAGCGGCGTATGCCGCCCTGCCGCCAATGGACGATGAGGTCTTCGCGCGCTTCCAGATGCATTTCTATGCGATGCTGCTCTTCATTATAGAAAGCCCGATGACGCCAGTCTTGCGGCCGGAAATCGGCGTCCAGCAAGCGATTGAGATGATGCAGCAGATTCAGGTTGAAGGCCGCGGTGACACCCAGCGCATCGTCATAGGCGGCATCCAGGATCGGTTTGTCCTTGACCAGATCGACTCCGATCAGCAGGCCGCCGTCACTGCCGGTGATTGCCTTGCGGATCTGATGCAGGAATTTCAATGACTCAAGGGGAGCGAAATTCCCGATCGAGGAACCCGGATAGAAAAACTGGCGTCGGTGCTGCCCTATCGCCAGCGGTAAAGCCAGTTCGGAAGAAAAATCCATTCCAAGGCAAGTCATTCTGATCTGTGGGAATTGCTGGCGCAGCGCGCTGACTGCCTCCTGCAGGAATTTCTCTGAGATATCGACAGCCACATACTGTTTCGGCCGAAGGCTGGGAAACAGGCGCGCCGCCTTGCTGCAATTCCCCGCGCCCAAATCGATCAGGGTTGCGTCAGCGCCGACTGCAACGGCAATCTGGCTTGCATAGCGCTCGAAAATCGCCGCTTCGGTACGCGTCGGATAATACTCGGGCAGTTCGCAAATTGCGGCAAACAAGCGTGAGCCAAGGACATCGTAAAGGTATTTGGGTGAGGTATGCGCATGCGGCGACAGCAAGCCGGCGACCAGTTGCTGTTCAACCTCGTCTTGCGCCACGCAGTTTTCCGGATGCGCTGATTGTCGCAGTTGAGCCAAGGGATTCTCCTGAGATAGCAATCGTTGGAACGACATATTTAGTTGCTTGTTCAGCTACAAAATTTCACGTTCTCCGTAGCGGAATCCTGCGCCATCGCGCAACATCCACTACACTAGCAAACTGCTGGTCAAGCGCTAGGCACTGGACAAGTATATCGATAATCGATAAATGGTTGAAGCTTGCGTTGAATAGATCGCAAAGTGCGCTCGATCTCTTGACGTATTGCAATATGAATGCACAGGAAACCGCTACAGACATTTTCCGCAATCCGCTGGCGTGCTGTAGGATCCCAGCTTAATGTAAACACCAGGCAAAACCGCAGGGCCAGGTTCAACGGCGGCCCATACAGAATCCAACATGACAACCATCACCTCCAAAGAACCTCAAAAACGCAGTCTGGGTACACTCATCGGATTAGTTCCATTCCTGGCTCCCTACAAACGGCAATTTGCAATGGCCAGTATTGCGCTGCTAGTGGCGGCCGGCGCCACCCTGGCGATTCCCTACGCGTTCCGGCAAATGATCGATCTCGGCTTCAGCACCGGCGGCATCCAGGGCGCCAGCCATATCGACATGTATTTCCTGGCGCTGTTCGGCGTCGCCTGCGTCCTGGGCGTGGCCACGGCGGCGCGCTTCTATATGGTGTCCTGGCTAGGCGAGCGCGTCACTGCCGATCTGCGCAGCGCAGTGTATTCGCATGTGGTGACGCAAAGCCCGCAATTCTTCGAAACCACCAAGACCGGCGAAGTGCTGTCGCGCATCACCACCGACACCACGCTGATCCAGGCGCTGGTCGGCACCAGTATCTCGATGGCGCTGCGCAATGCCTTGTTGTTCATCGGCGGCATGGTCATGTTGTTCATTACCAGCGTCAAGCTGAGCGCGATTATCCTGGTGATGCTGGCGTTGGTGGTGCTACCGATCGTCTGGTATGGCCGGCGCGTACGCAAGCTGTCGCGCGATTCGCAAGACCGGGTCGCCGACGCCTCGGCCATGGCCGGAGAAATCCTCAACGCCATGCCGACCGTGCAGGCCTTCACCCATGAGAATATCGAGGCGCGTCGCTTCGACATCTCGATCGAAAATGCTTTCAGCACCGCGATGGCGCGAATACGCGCCCGTTCGTTGCTGACCATGATGGCGATCCTGCTGGTGTTCGGCGCCATCGTATTCGTGCTGTGGCTAGGCGCCCATGCGGTAGTCCAAGGCCGCATGAGCGGCGGCGAGCTGGGCCAGTTCATCCTTTACGCAGCCCTGCTGGCCGGCTCTATCGGCGCCCTGGCGGAAGTCATGGGCGACGCCCAGCGCGCCGCCGGCGCCACTGAACGCCTGCTGGAATTACTGGCGGCGCAATCGCCGGTGCAATCGGTGCTGCTGCCCGATTCGCTGCCACCACGCACGGCGCAAGGCGCGGCGCTGACACTGGCGAATATCGGCTTCCGCTATCCGTCGCGGCCTGAGAGTGCCGCGTTGCACGGCTTGTCGCTGGATATCCGGCCAGGAGAAACGGTGGCTGTGGTCGGTCCTTCCGGCGCTGGCAAGACCACCCTGTTCCAATTGCTGCTGCGCTTCTACGATCCGCAAGAAGGCAGTATCAAGCTCGACGGCGTCGACATCAAGTATCTCGACCTACATACATTGCGCGGAGCCATCGGTATCGTGCCGCAAGACACTATTATTTTCTCCGCCAATGCGATGGAAAACATACGCTATGGCCGCGTCGACGCAACAGACGCTGAAGTGATCGCTGCAGCAAAAATGGCGGCGGCGCACGAATTCATCGAACGCCTGCCGGAAGGCTACAAGGCTTTCCTCGGCGAGCGCGGCGTGCGTTTGTCGGGTGGTCAGCGCCAGCGCATCGCGATTGCCCGCGCCTTGCTAAAAAATCCGCCGCTGCTGTTGCTGGATGAAGCCACCAGCGCGCTCGATGCCGAATCGGAACGCGCAGTGCAAGGCGCGCTGGAAGCGGCGATGGTTGGCCGTACGACGCTGGTGATTGCACATCGTCTGGCGACTGTGCAACGTGCTGACCGCATCATCGTGCTGGAACATGGCCATGTAGTCGAAACCGGCAACCACGCCGAACTGGTTGCGCAAAACGGCTTGTACGCCAGCCTGGCGGCGCTGCAATTCAATATCCATGCCGATTCGTAATCAACTCCTCAGCAAACTTGCCTGACCAACCCAACTGGAAAAGAACATGAGCATCTTATTTTCTCCCTTGCAGTTACGCAGTGTGACGTTGGCCAACCGGATCGCCGTTGCCCCAATGTGCCAGTATTCGGCGGAAGACGGCTTCGCCAATGACTGGCATCTGGTGCACTTGGGCAGCCGTGCTGTCGGCGGCGCCGGTCTGATCATCTTTGAAGCCAGCGCGGTAGTGCCGCAGGGCCGCATCTCGCCGCAAGACCTGGGTATCTGGAAAGACGAGCATAT from the Collimonas arenae genome contains:
- a CDS encoding FMN-dependent NADH-azoreductase produces the protein MKLLHIDSSILGDASASRQLTSEVVATLQAADADLDLTYRDLGKDVTVHLSGATFAAKGTPAEKRNLAQKLEVELNEAILNEFLAADVIVIGAPMYNFTIPTQLKAWIDQICVAGVTFRYTEKGPEGLAKGKRVIIVSTTGGKHAGTPTGIAHEEYLKLVFGFIGITDIEVVRADGLNYGPEAKEAGFAAARSRIGNLTSAVAYA
- the egtB gene encoding ergothioneine biosynthesis protein EgtB, which gives rise to MAIHIAEPDTGRQAMTDLAQAFSSVREQSCRLVQPLSAEDCCVQSMPDASPAKWHLAHTTWFFETFILERFEAGFRPFHPAFRVLFNSYYEGVGEKHPRAQRGMITRPSLEEVLAYRKNVDQRLLALLAQALTPEFGCELTMLVELGLQHEQQHQELLLTDIMHLLSMNPLLPPYLSSAAVTDAGAERIASALQWQSFEAGVIEVGHKGAGFFFDNETPRHRQFVESFSMASRLVTNAEFLAFVEDGGYNNPLLWLSAGWDWVAQQKITRPLYWQDAHAQFDSAWREFTLQGLQPLALHDAVTHLSFFEAEAYARWAGTRLPTEAEWECAAAYSGAAAGADYFGVAWQWTTSSYAPYPGYMALPGAVGEYNGKFMVNQYVLRGSSVATPAGHARLSYRNFFPATARWQFSGLRLARS
- a CDS encoding ABC transporter transmembrane domain-containing protein, producing the protein MTTITSKEPQKRSLGTLIGLVPFLAPYKRQFAMASIALLVAAGATLAIPYAFRQMIDLGFSTGGIQGASHIDMYFLALFGVACVLGVATAARFYMVSWLGERVTADLRSAVYSHVVTQSPQFFETTKTGEVLSRITTDTTLIQALVGTSISMALRNALLFIGGMVMLFITSVKLSAIILVMLALVVLPIVWYGRRVRKLSRDSQDRVADASAMAGEILNAMPTVQAFTHENIEARRFDISIENAFSTAMARIRARSLLTMMAILLVFGAIVFVLWLGAHAVVQGRMSGGELGQFILYAALLAGSIGALAEVMGDAQRAAGATERLLELLAAQSPVQSVLLPDSLPPRTAQGAALTLANIGFRYPSRPESAALHGLSLDIRPGETVAVVGPSGAGKTTLFQLLLRFYDPQEGSIKLDGVDIKYLDLHTLRGAIGIVPQDTIIFSANAMENIRYGRVDATDAEVIAAAKMAAAHEFIERLPEGYKAFLGERGVRLSGGQRQRIAIARALLKNPPLLLLDEATSALDAESERAVQGALEAAMVGRTTLVIAHRLATVQRADRIIVLEHGHVVETGNHAELVAQNGLYASLAALQFNIHADS
- a CDS encoding LysR substrate-binding domain-containing protein → MTVMQDLNDLYFFANVVQQGGFTAAGRSLGIPKSRLSRRISELEIRLGARLLQRNTRGIALTDLGSRYYQHCQEMIAAAEAAELAVTSSLAEPSGTVRASCVVAIAQSEVANALPAFLERYPKVNIDLLFTNRRVNLLEEGVDVAIRVRATDDEDPNLATRRLRAASAVLVATPALMSRYPAPTHPRDLEKLPLLGAADHDRRIHLTLDGPDKERYELVSEPRLAVEDFALRKRAALRNLGLTMLPTEYCIEEVEQGALVHVLPDWRMPSGHLQIVYPTQRGLLPAVRVFVDFLIEQLSKEFIFPDCKN
- the egtD gene encoding L-histidine N(alpha)-methyltransferase, which produces MAQLRQSAHPENCVAQDEVEQQLVAGLLSPHAHTSPKYLYDVLGSRLFAAICELPEYYPTRTEAAIFERYASQIAVAVGADATLIDLGAGNCSKAARLFPSLRPKQYVAVDISEKFLQEAVSALRQQFPQIRMTCLGMDFSSELALPLAIGQHRRQFFYPGSSIGNFAPLESLKFLHQIRKAITGSDGGLLIGVDLVKDKPILDAAYDDALGVTAAFNLNLLHHLNRLLDADFRPQDWRHRAFYNEEQHRIEMHLEAREDLIVHWRQGGIRRFAQGERIHTESSYKYTRQGFIDMLQQAGFGKVQTWSDERNWFMVCHAQVA